Proteins from one Parvibaculum lavamentivorans DS-1 genomic window:
- a CDS encoding efflux RND transporter periplasmic adaptor subunit, which produces MNRRNPMGYENETMTGGTAGAKPLPRRALDSWRGLSAPLRWGSLGIAVFIIVWFGYGLLFGGENITYRTQTVTRGDIELTVTALGSLQPKEYVDVGAQVSGQLDIVHVEVGDQVKKGDLLAEIDARVYAAEVAGARARLSDLQSQLAGAEAELVLARRQFGRNSDLAKIDAVSRDDLDTSETLVQTIAARIGSLKAQIEQQKSSVDAGETSLGYTKIFAPIDGTVTSQTALQGQTLNANQTAPVVMQIANLDTMTVEAQVAEADVGKLKAGMPVYFTTLGTPDRRWASTVRQILPTPEIVNEVVLYTVLVDIENEGGVLMKDMTAQVFFVLDEARDVLTVPVAAVTESRGGKKIVTVKTDSGPRPREVETGLANRINTEIKSGLEEGDTVVTGTVAAGAAASGGSGGRRRVGFF; this is translated from the coding sequence ATGAACAGGCGGAACCCGATGGGCTACGAGAACGAGACGATGACAGGCGGCACGGCGGGGGCAAAGCCCCTGCCCCGCCGCGCACTGGACAGCTGGCGCGGACTATCCGCCCCCTTGCGGTGGGGCAGCCTCGGCATTGCCGTCTTCATCATCGTGTGGTTCGGCTATGGGCTCCTTTTCGGCGGCGAGAACATCACCTATCGCACGCAGACGGTAACGCGGGGCGATATCGAACTGACGGTGACGGCGCTCGGCTCGTTGCAGCCGAAGGAATATGTCGATGTCGGCGCGCAGGTTTCCGGTCAGCTCGATATCGTGCATGTGGAAGTCGGCGACCAGGTGAAGAAGGGCGACCTGCTCGCCGAGATCGACGCGCGGGTCTATGCCGCTGAAGTGGCCGGTGCGCGGGCGCGGCTGAGCGACCTGCAATCGCAGCTTGCCGGCGCGGAAGCGGAACTCGTGCTGGCGCGGCGGCAGTTCGGACGCAACAGCGACCTTGCCAAGATCGACGCGGTGAGCCGCGACGACCTCGACACGAGCGAAACACTGGTGCAGACGATAGCGGCCAGGATCGGCTCGCTGAAGGCGCAGATCGAGCAGCAGAAATCGAGCGTGGACGCGGGCGAGACGAGCCTAGGCTATACGAAAATATTTGCACCCATCGACGGCACCGTGACCTCGCAGACGGCGCTGCAGGGCCAGACGCTGAATGCGAACCAGACGGCGCCCGTCGTCATGCAGATTGCCAATCTCGACACCATGACCGTGGAAGCGCAGGTGGCGGAGGCCGATGTCGGCAAGCTCAAGGCGGGGATGCCGGTTTATTTCACGACGCTTGGCACGCCGGACCGGCGCTGGGCATCGACCGTCCGCCAGATATTGCCGACGCCGGAGATCGTCAACGAGGTGGTGCTTTATACCGTGCTTGTCGACATAGAGAACGAGGGCGGCGTGTTGATGAAGGACATGACGGCGCAGGTTTTCTTCGTGCTCGACGAGGCGCGCGACGTGCTGACGGTGCCGGTGGCGGCGGTGACGGAAAGCCGGGGCGGGAAGAAGATCGTGACCGTGAAGACGGATAGTGGCCCGCGTCCGCGCGAAGTCGAGACGGGGCTCGCGAACCGGATCAACACCGAAATAAAGAGCGGCCTTGAAGAAGGCGACACCGTGGTGACGGGAACCGTGGCGGCGGGCGCGGCAGCGAGCGGCGGCAGCGGCGGCCGGCGCCGCGTCGGCTTCTTCTGA
- a CDS encoding NADP-dependent oxidoreductase, which yields MTVNRQILLTENPSGKLAESHFKLSEGTVPTPKDGELLVRTRLISLDAANRAWMQGATYRAAVDAGTVMAGGSVSEVMEAKAPGFAKGDLVFADTGWQDYAAVPAKGAQKLPKMEPLSHLLSVYGIAGLTAYFGLLEVGKPKAGDTVVVSAAAGSVGTIVGQIAKIKGCTVIGIAGGAAKCKMLTDELGFDAAIDYKAEPVGKALRKAAPKGIDVYFDNVGGDILEAVLFGMNNFGRIACCGAVSQYDGAAPAHGPRGIPGLVVVKRLTMQGFIVMDYADRHDAALNELQGWVNSGKIKVKEDIMTGLENTPKALVGLLAGDNVGKRMIKVD from the coding sequence ATGACCGTCAACCGACAGATCCTGCTCACCGAGAACCCGAGCGGCAAACTGGCCGAGAGCCACTTCAAGCTTTCCGAGGGAACGGTGCCGACGCCGAAGGACGGCGAATTGCTGGTCAGGACCCGGCTCATCTCGCTCGACGCGGCGAACCGCGCCTGGATGCAGGGCGCGACCTACCGGGCGGCCGTGGACGCCGGCACGGTGATGGCGGGCGGCTCTGTCTCGGAAGTGATGGAAGCGAAGGCGCCGGGCTTTGCCAAGGGCGACCTCGTGTTCGCCGATACGGGCTGGCAGGACTATGCCGCCGTGCCGGCGAAGGGCGCGCAGAAGCTGCCGAAGATGGAGCCGCTATCGCATCTTCTCAGCGTCTATGGCATTGCCGGACTGACCGCCTATTTCGGGCTGCTGGAAGTGGGCAAGCCGAAGGCGGGGGACACGGTGGTCGTATCGGCGGCGGCGGGATCTGTCGGCACGATTGTCGGGCAGATCGCGAAGATCAAGGGATGCACCGTCATCGGCATCGCGGGCGGGGCCGCGAAGTGCAAGATGCTGACCGATGAACTCGGCTTCGATGCGGCCATCGACTACAAGGCGGAGCCTGTGGGCAAGGCGCTCCGCAAGGCGGCGCCGAAGGGCATCGACGTCTATTTCGACAATGTGGGCGGCGATATTCTGGAGGCGGTGCTGTTCGGCATGAACAATTTCGGCCGGATCGCCTGTTGCGGAGCGGTGTCGCAATATGACGGTGCAGCCCCCGCGCATGGTCCGCGCGGCATTCCCGGCCTCGTGGTGGTGAAGCGGCTCACCATGCAGGGTTTCATCGTGATGGACTATGCGGACCGGCATGACGCGGCGCTGAACGAGCTTCAGGGCTGGGTGAATTCGGGCAAGATCAAGGTCAAGGAAGACATCATGACCGGCCTCGAAAACACGCCGAAGGCGCTGGTCGGGCTTCTGGCCGGGGATAATGTCGGAAAACGGATGATAAAGGTCGATTAG
- a CDS encoding NAD+ synthase, with protein MTDKLRIALAQLNPVVGDIAGNLQKAVEARRAASVAGAELIVFTELFLTGYPPEDLVLKPAFQRVAKAAVEDLARQTADGGPAVLIGAPWAEEGKLYNAVLHLDRGEIKGRRYKVHLPNYSVFDEPRVFASGPMPGPFSIRGVRIGAPICEDIWYPDVVECLEESGAELLLVPNGSPYEFNKPDARLQLALSRIRESGLPLAYVNQLGGQDELVFDGGSFVLNADFSLALQMPAWEEKITCTDWTRGEKGWVCAPGEKALVEEGDESLYLAVVQGLRDYVKKNRFPGVVLGLSGGIDSALVAAIAVDALGADKVHCVMLPYRYTSSESLTDAEACAKLLGVRYDVVPIEEPVAGFTSALEKMFEGTQSGVTEENLQSRTRGVVLMAISNKFGSMLLTTGNKSEVSAGYATIYGDMNGGFNPIKDLYKSRVFKLSNWRNTHMPKGCLGPEGRVIPERIITRPPSAELRPDQKDEDSLPPYEVMDDILHCLIEEEMSVTDIVARGHDRDLVKRIEHLLYISEYKRRQAAPGVKVTKRNFGRDRRYPIVNGFRDQDL; from the coding sequence ATGACAGACAAGCTCCGCATCGCCCTTGCCCAGTTGAACCCCGTCGTCGGTGACATAGCGGGCAATCTTCAGAAGGCTGTCGAGGCCCGCCGCGCCGCCTCCGTCGCGGGCGCGGAGCTCATTGTCTTTACCGAGCTTTTCCTCACCGGCTACCCGCCGGAAGACCTCGTCTTGAAGCCCGCCTTCCAGCGCGTCGCGAAGGCAGCCGTGGAAGATCTCGCCCGCCAGACGGCGGATGGCGGCCCCGCCGTCCTGATCGGCGCACCCTGGGCCGAGGAGGGCAAGCTCTACAATGCCGTCCTCCATCTGGATCGCGGCGAGATCAAGGGCCGCCGCTACAAGGTTCACCTGCCGAATTATTCCGTCTTCGACGAGCCCCGTGTCTTCGCCTCCGGCCCGATGCCCGGCCCCTTCAGCATTCGCGGCGTCCGCATCGGCGCGCCCATCTGCGAGGACATTTGGTACCCGGATGTCGTCGAATGCCTGGAGGAATCCGGCGCCGAACTCCTCCTCGTCCCCAACGGCTCGCCTTACGAATTCAACAAGCCCGATGCCCGCCTGCAGCTCGCTCTCTCGCGCATCCGCGAAAGCGGCCTGCCGCTCGCCTATGTGAACCAGCTCGGCGGCCAGGACGAACTCGTCTTCGACGGCGGCTCCTTCGTGCTCAATGCGGATTTCTCCCTCGCGCTCCAGATGCCCGCCTGGGAAGAAAAAATCACCTGCACCGATTGGACGCGCGGTGAAAAGGGCTGGGTCTGCGCGCCCGGCGAAAAGGCGCTGGTGGAGGAGGGCGATGAATCGCTCTATCTCGCCGTCGTTCAGGGCCTGCGCGACTATGTGAAGAAAAACCGCTTCCCCGGCGTCGTCCTCGGCCTCTCGGGCGGCATCGACTCGGCGCTCGTCGCCGCCATAGCGGTCGATGCGCTCGGCGCGGACAAGGTCCACTGCGTCATGCTGCCCTATCGCTACACCTCGTCCGAAAGCCTCACCGATGCCGAAGCCTGCGCGAAGCTCCTCGGCGTCCGCTACGATGTCGTGCCGATAGAGGAGCCCGTCGCCGGCTTCACCTCCGCGCTCGAAAAAATGTTCGAGGGCACGCAGTCCGGCGTGACCGAGGAAAACCTCCAGTCGCGCACGCGCGGCGTCGTCCTCATGGCAATATCGAACAAGTTCGGCTCCATGCTGCTGACCACCGGCAACAAGTCCGAAGTCTCCGCCGGCTATGCCACCATCTATGGCGACATGAATGGCGGCTTCAATCCGATCAAGGATCTCTACAAGTCCCGCGTCTTCAAATTGTCCAACTGGCGCAACACCCATATGCCCAAGGGCTGCCTCGGCCCGGAGGGCAGGGTGATCCCCGAACGCATCATCACGCGTCCTCCATCCGCCGAATTGCGCCCCGACCAGAAGGACGAGGATTCATTGCCCCCCTACGAAGTCATGGACGATATCCTCCATTGCCTCATCGAGGAGGAAATGAGCGTCACCGACATCGTCGCGCGCGGCCATGATCGCGACCTCGTGAAGCGCATCGAACACCTCCTCTACATCTCCGAATACAAACGCCGCCAGGCCGCCCCCGGCGTCAAGGTAACGAAGCGAAATTTCGGCCGCGACCGCCGCTACCCCATCGTCAACGGCTTCCGGGACCAGGACCTGTGA